A single window of Pseudophryne corroboree isolate aPseCor3 chromosome 5, aPseCor3.hap2, whole genome shotgun sequence DNA harbors:
- the GPR20 gene encoding G-protein coupled receptor 20, which translates to MECLLGQTPDMVNHTLANMKQNSSQANTEDLQSNSLTDLDEVLHNKFYRLWVALLVINTLIFLVGIILNSLAIYVFCFRTKAKTTSVIYTINLVVTDLLVGLSLPTRIIMYYSAKACRTCAFVHSFTYFVNMYCSIIFLTCICVDRYMAIVQAEASRKWRNPNYAKCICIFIWIYAVVVTFTILTTTIGHPKCCLYQLFTLTIFEYFVPLIIITFYTLRIMWALSRSTLMNQSRERRMKAVQLLITVLIIFTVCFTPIHVSQVVFCTKTSVPRDVILIVYHVTVTLSSLNSCMDPIVYCFVTNNFQSTMRSIFRKHRPEQASIDIVSLNKNSKGSGTMTAISNAIVTLPLQHSNLI; encoded by the coding sequence ATGGAGTGCCTACTGGGCCAAACGCCTGACATGGTCAACCACACCTTGGCTAACATGAAGCAGAATAGTTCTCAGGCCAACACAGAAGACCTCCAGTCGAACTCACTGACGGACTTAGATGAGGTGTTACATAATAAGTTTTATCGTCTTTGGGTTGCGCTGCTAGTCATTAACACCCTCATTTTCCTGGTGGGTATAATATTAAACAGTTTGGCCATCTATGTGTTTTGCTTCCGGACCAAAGCAAAGACCACATCAGTCATCTACACCATCAACCTGGTGGTGACCGACCTCCTGGTAGGCCTCTCTCTACCGACCCGCATCATCATGTACTACAGCGCCAAGGCTTGCCGAACCTGTGCCTTTGTCCACAGCTTCACCTACTTTGTGAACATGTATTGCAGTATTATTTTTCTGACCTGCATTTGCGTCGACCGCTACATGGCTATCGTGCAGGCTGAGGCATCGCGCAAGTGGCGGAACCCTAACTATGCCAAGTGCATCTGTATTTTTATTTGGATATATGCCGTCGTGGTCACCTTCACCATCTTGACCACTACCATTGGTCACCCGAAGTGCTGCCTCTACCAGCTCTTCACACTGACCATTTTTGAGTACTTTGTGCCTCTTATAATCATCACCTTCTACACTTTACGGATCATGTGGGCCTTGTCCAGGTCAACGCTGATGAACCAGAGCCGGGAGAGGCGCATGAAGGCCGTGCAGCTCCTCATCACTGTGCTGATCATCTTCACCGTTTGTTTCACGCCCATTCATGTCAGCCAGGTGGTCTTCTGCACCAAGACGTCCGTGCCCCGCGACGTCATACTCATCGTCTACCACGTCACGGTGACTCTCAGCAGTCTCAACAGTTGTATGGACCCGATCGTCTACTGCTTTGTCACCAACAACTTTCAGTCCACGATGAGAAGCATCTTTCGAAAGCATCGACCCGAGCAGGCGAGTATAGACATTGTGAGTCTAAACAAGAACTCCAAAGGTTCGGGGACAATGACGGCCATATCCAACGCAATAGTAACCCTGCCTTTACAACATAGCAATCTTATATAG